One genomic window of Mucilaginibacter sp. SJ includes the following:
- a CDS encoding DNA-formamidopyrimidine glycosylase family protein encodes MPELPDLQAFSHNLQKILAGKTVKKIEVPNAKKLNVSVHELNEVLSGQKLEKVYREGKELHIKFSKGDVLGLHLMLHGKLFLFDTKNENKYSIIELHFDDGSGLVLTDFQGIAMPTLNPEKKDVPDALDANAEYLKKRLAKTKTNIKTVLLDQKIMRGVGNAYADEILWHARISPFSISSKIPEAKLKNLAQSIKTVLENAEKSILKSNPDIINGEVRDFMDIHNSKKKHSPTGAAIIVNEASRKTYYTNEQELFE; translated from the coding sequence ATGCCCGAACTACCCGATCTGCAGGCTTTTAGCCATAACCTGCAAAAAATACTTGCAGGTAAAACCGTTAAAAAAATCGAAGTACCTAACGCTAAAAAACTAAATGTTAGCGTACACGAATTAAACGAGGTATTAAGCGGGCAAAAGCTCGAAAAAGTATATCGCGAAGGGAAGGAACTGCATATTAAATTTAGCAAGGGCGATGTACTGGGTCTGCACCTGATGCTGCATGGTAAACTGTTTTTGTTCGATACCAAAAACGAAAACAAGTACAGCATCATCGAGCTGCACTTTGATGATGGCAGCGGATTAGTACTAACCGATTTCCAGGGGATAGCGATGCCTACCCTCAACCCCGAAAAAAAGGACGTACCCGATGCGCTTGATGCCAATGCCGAGTATTTGAAAAAGCGCCTGGCAAAAACAAAAACCAATATTAAAACTGTTTTGCTTGATCAAAAGATCATGAGAGGCGTCGGCAACGCCTATGCCGATGAAATTTTGTGGCATGCCCGCATTTCACCGTTCTCCATAAGCAGTAAAATACCGGAAGCCAAACTGAAAAACCTGGCTCAGTCAATAAAAACAGTACTGGAAAATGCTGAAAAAAGCATTTTGAAATCAAACCCCGACATCATTAACGGTGAAGTTCGTGATTTCATGGATATTCACAATTCAAAGAAAAAACACAGCCCGACAGGCGCCGCGATCATAGTTAACGAAGCATCACGGAAAACATATTATACTAATGAGCAGGAATTGTTTGAGTAA
- a CDS encoding winged helix DNA-binding domain-containing protein, with translation MTIRDIANLRVYNQHLNHNKFKNPEEVVGYMCAMQAQEYANAKWAIGLRMSSPSDKAVEKAMTTGAILRTHVLRPTWHFVLPQDIRWMLSLTAPRINAGNAAMYKKQEVTDAIFNKSFDVFIKTMQGGKQLTRAEIVTALHEADIATDDLRLTILLMKAELEQLICSGARQGKQFTYALLDERAPMTPAIDRDEAVARLVLRYFISHGPATINDFVHWSGLTAADAKTGIEINKGRLSNILIEGINHWMDTDIDFSTAKQIGAYLLPVYDELIIAYKNRDAMVPARFRDKMGAITFFPTIMVNNLVIGNWSRNMGKKNIDIELKPFNKLNKAQNQSIESAIQRFKKFNGLG, from the coding sequence ATGACCATACGTGATATAGCTAATCTCCGGGTTTATAACCAACACCTTAACCACAATAAGTTTAAAAACCCTGAAGAGGTAGTGGGATATATGTGCGCCATGCAGGCACAGGAATATGCTAACGCCAAATGGGCAATCGGGTTACGTATGTCATCTCCATCGGATAAGGCCGTGGAAAAAGCGATGACCACCGGTGCTATTTTACGAACTCATGTATTACGACCAACGTGGCATTTTGTTTTGCCGCAGGATATCCGCTGGATGCTTAGCCTTACCGCTCCAAGGATCAACGCGGGCAATGCGGCTATGTATAAAAAACAAGAGGTAACCGATGCAATTTTCAACAAAAGCTTTGATGTATTTATAAAAACCATGCAGGGCGGCAAACAATTAACCCGTGCCGAAATTGTTACAGCCTTGCATGAGGCAGATATAGCTACAGACGATCTCAGGCTTACGATACTGTTAATGAAAGCCGAACTGGAGCAATTAATTTGCAGTGGCGCAAGACAGGGTAAACAATTTACTTACGCACTGCTTGATGAACGTGCACCAATGACACCGGCCATAGATCGTGACGAGGCGGTGGCCCGCCTGGTTTTGCGGTATTTTATAAGCCATGGCCCCGCTACAATAAATGATTTTGTACATTGGAGCGGCCTTACTGCTGCCGATGCTAAAACCGGGATCGAAATAAATAAAGGCCGGCTAAGTAATATTCTCATTGAAGGGATAAACCATTGGATGGATACTGATATCGATTTCAGTACAGCAAAACAAATAGGAGCTTACCTTCTGCCTGTTTACGATGAGTTAATTATAGCTTATAAAAATCGTGATGCCATGGTACCGGCCAGGTTTCGGGATAAAATGGGGGCTATCACCTTTTTTCCAACCATAATGGTCAATAACCTGGTGATTGGCAACTGGAGCCGGAATATGGGCAAAAAGAATATTGATATCGAGCTCAAACCATTTAACAAACTCAATAAGGCTCAAAACCAGTCTATTGAAAGCGCCATACAACGTTTTAAAAAGTTTAATGGCCTCGGATAA